A region from the Desulfoglaeba alkanexedens ALDC genome encodes:
- the fliF gene encoding flagellar basal-body MS-ring/collar protein FliF, with translation MNRLAAFLRRLKASFTALPLPQKLLTAGSVLMVVASLAYLAHSVNSVTYAPVYTGLSEPDMAAVVESLKAKKLPYRLVDGQSIEVPEDQLYEIRLALASEGLPKGSGVGFEIFDKQRLGSTAFVQKINYQRALQGELVRTINQMEEVEESRVHLVLPEDTVFVEDRQPPRAAVFLKLKPGARLEERQLQALVNLVASAVQGLESENVTIMSTDGEVFYKKTGEDTPFAANSFQMEYRHRLEESLREKVQSMLEPVLGSDKVVARVTAELDFSEIAVTEDIYDPDSAVVRSQQRSVENSEGTGVGARGNPDAPINLESRLLESATPENRQRSTSRQRETVNYEINRVSRQITRAPGSIKKLSVAVIVDGPYKVETAEGQDARKVFVGRTPEELKRLEDVVKKAVGYDENRGDQITVSNVAFATEAFPDGAVSGPELDWLDLLRRHQKLIFNLLLLLLVFLFVIRPFMKRFQHMTVGGEQDRAAALPGTAEEGLLEGPQRKELPVKEQAIALTLENPYQAAQVIRTWLKEES, from the coding sequence ATGAACAGGCTGGCAGCGTTCCTACGGAGGCTCAAGGCCTCATTCACGGCCCTCCCCCTCCCCCAAAAGCTCCTCACCGCGGGTTCCGTACTGATGGTGGTGGCAAGCCTGGCGTACCTCGCCCACAGCGTGAACTCCGTCACCTACGCGCCGGTTTACACGGGCCTTTCCGAACCGGATATGGCCGCGGTGGTGGAGAGCCTCAAGGCCAAGAAACTCCCCTACCGCCTGGTCGATGGTCAGAGTATTGAGGTCCCGGAGGATCAGCTATACGAGATCCGGCTGGCGCTGGCCTCCGAGGGCCTTCCCAAGGGTTCCGGGGTGGGCTTCGAAATCTTCGACAAGCAGCGCCTGGGGAGCACCGCGTTCGTTCAGAAGATCAATTATCAGCGGGCCCTTCAGGGGGAACTGGTCCGCACGATCAACCAGATGGAAGAGGTGGAAGAGAGCCGGGTGCACCTGGTGCTTCCGGAAGACACCGTGTTCGTGGAAGACCGGCAGCCGCCCCGGGCCGCCGTTTTTCTCAAGCTCAAGCCGGGCGCCAGGCTCGAGGAACGCCAGTTGCAAGCTCTGGTGAACCTGGTGGCGAGCGCTGTGCAGGGGTTGGAAAGCGAAAACGTCACGATAATGAGCACCGACGGGGAAGTTTTTTATAAGAAAACCGGCGAAGACACACCGTTTGCCGCCAACAGCTTTCAGATGGAATACCGCCACCGGCTCGAGGAGAGCCTGCGGGAGAAGGTCCAGTCCATGCTGGAACCGGTTCTGGGCTCGGACAAGGTCGTCGCCCGGGTGACGGCAGAGCTTGATTTCAGCGAGATCGCGGTCACGGAAGACATCTACGATCCCGACAGCGCGGTGGTGCGCAGTCAGCAGCGAAGCGTTGAGAATTCCGAAGGAACGGGAGTCGGCGCTCGAGGCAATCCCGACGCACCCATCAACCTGGAGAGCCGGCTCCTGGAGAGCGCGACTCCCGAAAACCGGCAGCGATCCACCAGTCGCCAGCGCGAGACGGTCAACTACGAAATCAACCGCGTGAGCCGCCAGATCACCCGGGCTCCGGGGAGCATCAAGAAGTTGTCGGTGGCGGTCATCGTGGACGGCCCTTACAAGGTGGAAACCGCGGAGGGGCAGGATGCACGGAAAGTCTTTGTGGGGCGGACCCCGGAGGAACTCAAGCGGCTGGAAGACGTGGTGAAGAAGGCCGTGGGCTATGACGAAAACCGGGGCGACCAGATCACGGTTTCCAACGTGGCGTTCGCAACGGAAGCCTTCCCCGACGGGGCGGTCTCGGGGCCGGAACTCGACTGGCTGGATCTGCTGCGCAGGCACCAGAAGCTCATTTTCAATCTTCTTCTCCTGTTGCTGGTCTTCCTTTTCGTCATCCGCCCGTTCATGAAGCGATTCCAGCACATGACGGTGGGAGGCGAACAGGATCGAGCGGCGGCGCTTCCCGGGACCGCCGAAGAAGGACTCCTCGAAGGACCTCAGCGGAAAGAACTTCCGGTGAAGGAACAGGCCATCGCCTTGACCCTGGAGAACCCTTACCAGGCCGCTCAGGTGATCCGAACCTGGCTGAAGGAGGAAAGCTGA
- the fliG gene encoding flagellar motor switch protein FliG gives MAKVSGVQKAAIALLALGEEASAPIFKSLSPGEIQKLGAQMSNIQIVDKQTTDEVLNELIARMQEAGSISLPGNQFLHKLLPAVLGREQAESVLAKIEEDNQKVPFKNIQDVDARILANFIRGEHPQTIAIILAHLGHEKASEVIGLLPENLQFEAVSRMANLETVPPDLLREVDEVLERELFSVSKGSYKTLGGIQSVAEILNRCDRRTGDNILQALEDYDSDLADKIRKLMFVFDDLVGVNDLGIRELLKEVSNDDLTLALKTASEEVKNKILQNLSQRASQMLLEDLEVMGPVRLSDVEGAQQNILNVARRLEKEGRLILARGEGGDNFV, from the coding sequence ATGGCTAAGGTTTCAGGCGTTCAGAAGGCCGCCATCGCGCTGCTCGCCCTGGGGGAAGAGGCGTCGGCCCCGATCTTCAAGAGCTTGAGTCCCGGCGAGATCCAGAAACTGGGCGCTCAGATGAGCAACATCCAGATCGTGGACAAGCAGACCACGGACGAAGTCTTGAACGAACTGATCGCCCGAATGCAGGAAGCGGGAAGCATTTCCCTGCCCGGCAACCAGTTCCTCCACAAGCTTCTCCCCGCCGTACTCGGCCGGGAACAGGCCGAAAGCGTGCTCGCCAAGATCGAAGAAGACAACCAGAAGGTGCCGTTCAAAAACATTCAGGACGTCGACGCCCGAATCCTGGCCAATTTCATCCGCGGTGAACATCCCCAGACCATTGCGATCATTCTGGCACACCTGGGGCACGAAAAGGCCAGCGAGGTGATCGGGTTGCTGCCGGAAAACCTGCAGTTCGAAGCGGTGAGCCGGATGGCGAACCTGGAGACGGTCCCGCCGGACCTTCTCCGCGAAGTGGACGAGGTGCTGGAAAGGGAACTCTTTTCCGTCAGCAAGGGCAGCTACAAGACTCTGGGCGGCATTCAATCCGTCGCGGAAATCCTCAACCGCTGCGATCGCCGGACAGGAGACAACATTTTGCAGGCCTTGGAAGATTACGATTCGGATCTTGCCGACAAGATCCGAAAACTCATGTTCGTGTTCGACGACCTGGTCGGCGTCAACGACTTGGGCATCCGGGAACTCCTGAAAGAAGTCTCCAACGACGACCTCACCCTCGCATTGAAGACCGCCTCGGAAGAGGTCAAAAACAAGATCCTCCAGAACCTCTCTCAACGCGCCTCTCAAATGCTCCTAGAGGACCTGGAGGTCATGGGCCCGGTGCGCCTGAGCGACGTGGAAGGGGCGCAGCAGAATATACTCAACGTGGCCCGCCGCCTGGAAAAGGAAGGCCGGCTGATCCTGGCGCGCGGTGAAGGCGGGGATAACTTTGTCTAA
- a CDS encoding FliH/SctL family protein, producing MSKIIKARETDDLNAFGFAEIRQSERKAPAAGTRSGLEAELESVEAFEESLRRRLLEAERAAQELEREGYEKGYVQGQKDGFEFGKRSMAVVKEQLERLLAGLSETPERVFKDYRQWLVETALAVARRVVRAELETRPELIQRLINDMLQEAEEHQSLTLVLHPKDLRLLQEYTDFKIPGPERSNAFAVKTDESIERGGCIIESDIQRIDATMETRFELIREALESHE from the coding sequence TTGTCTAAGATCATCAAAGCCCGTGAAACCGACGATCTGAACGCTTTCGGCTTCGCCGAAATACGGCAAAGCGAACGAAAGGCTCCGGCCGCCGGCACCCGGTCCGGCTTGGAAGCGGAACTGGAATCGGTGGAAGCGTTCGAAGAGAGCCTCCGCCGCCGTCTGCTCGAAGCGGAGCGCGCAGCCCAGGAACTGGAACGGGAAGGCTACGAGAAAGGATACGTACAAGGCCAAAAAGACGGGTTCGAATTCGGCAAACGCAGCATGGCCGTGGTCAAGGAACAGCTCGAACGGCTGCTCGCCGGCCTCTCCGAGACTCCTGAACGTGTCTTCAAAGATTACAGGCAATGGCTGGTGGAGACGGCCCTCGCCGTGGCCCGCCGCGTAGTCCGAGCCGAACTGGAGACCCGCCCCGAATTGATCCAGCGGCTGATCAATGACATGCTTCAGGAGGCCGAGGAACACCAGAGCCTGACCCTCGTCCTGCATCCCAAAGATCTCAGGCTTCTCCAGGAGTACACCGATTTCAAGATTCCCGGCCCCGAACGATCGAACGCCTTCGCGGTGAAGACGGACGAGTCCATTGAACGAGGCGGCTGCATCATCGAAAGCGACATCCAGCGGATCGATGCCACCATGGAAACACGATTCGAGCTCATCCGGGAGGCCCTCGAAAGCCATGAATGA
- a CDS encoding FliI/YscN family ATPase, whose protein sequence is MNDPDDTARHPCVHDDYLRLEGRGRMLLDRPPWQTYGKVARLVGNLLEVQGLKAARGDICRVFPSESNNPVYAEVVGFGERRLKLSPLTPINGIRPGDLAMKHPHSDTVQAGEALLGRVIDGMGAPIDGKGPLPAGKPYALNRPAVNPLERPVIREQLDVGVRCINGLLPIGKGQRMGIFAGSGVGKSTLLGMMARYTTAPVNVIALIGERGREVNEFLQDELGADGLAHSVVVVATSDQPATLRLRGAYVACAVAEYFKDTGRDVLFMMDSVTRFAMAAREIGLAAGEPPTTKGYPPSVYGLLAQVLERTGNFREASITGIYTVLVEGDDLDDPVADTVRSILDGHIVLDRALAHQRHYPAIDPLKSVSRLTDRLLDAEQKRFAARFIQTLAHYRNSEDMIQIGAYVKGTHPDTDYAISMIQKLNEYLRQDVTDRCTVAESLKWLKTLFA, encoded by the coding sequence ATGAATGACCCCGATGACACCGCCCGGCACCCTTGCGTTCACGACGACTACCTGCGCTTGGAAGGGCGCGGGCGCATGCTCCTCGACCGCCCCCCCTGGCAGACCTACGGGAAAGTGGCCCGCCTGGTGGGAAACCTTCTGGAGGTCCAGGGGCTCAAAGCGGCCCGAGGCGACATCTGCCGCGTCTTTCCTTCAGAATCGAATAACCCCGTCTATGCCGAAGTGGTGGGCTTCGGAGAACGGCGACTCAAGCTGAGTCCACTCACGCCCATCAATGGGATCCGCCCAGGGGATCTCGCCATGAAGCATCCACACTCGGACACGGTCCAGGCCGGAGAAGCCCTCCTGGGGCGTGTCATCGACGGAATGGGCGCACCCATCGACGGCAAAGGACCGCTGCCTGCGGGAAAACCTTATGCGTTGAACCGTCCCGCCGTAAACCCGCTGGAGCGGCCGGTGATCAGGGAGCAGCTCGATGTGGGTGTCCGCTGCATCAATGGGCTGCTGCCCATCGGTAAGGGCCAGCGGATGGGGATCTTCGCAGGGTCCGGCGTCGGCAAAAGCACGCTCCTCGGAATGATGGCCCGATATACCACGGCCCCCGTGAACGTGATCGCCCTGATCGGCGAACGGGGCCGTGAAGTCAACGAATTCCTTCAAGACGAGCTGGGCGCCGACGGACTGGCCCATTCAGTGGTGGTCGTGGCCACTTCCGATCAGCCTGCGACGCTTCGACTCCGTGGAGCCTACGTGGCCTGCGCCGTAGCCGAGTACTTCAAAGACACGGGCCGGGACGTCCTGTTCATGATGGACTCGGTCACCCGTTTCGCCATGGCCGCGCGCGAAATCGGACTCGCCGCAGGGGAACCGCCGACCACCAAGGGCTATCCCCCAAGCGTTTACGGTCTGCTGGCCCAGGTTCTCGAAAGGACGGGCAATTTCCGAGAAGCCTCCATCACGGGGATCTACACGGTGCTGGTCGAAGGCGACGACCTGGACGATCCCGTGGCCGATACCGTCCGCTCCATCTTGGACGGCCACATCGTGCTGGATCGAGCCCTCGCTCATCAGCGACACTACCCCGCGATCGATCCCCTGAAGAGCGTCAGCCGTTTGACAGATCGCCTCCTGGACGCGGAACAGAAACGCTTCGCCGCCCGCTTCATCCAGACGCTCGCCCATTACCGAAACAGCGAAGACATGATTCAAATCGGAGCCTACGTGAAAGGCACCCATCCGGACACGGACTACGCGATCAGCATGATCCAGAAGCTCAATGAGTACCTGAGACAGGACGTCACCGACCGCTGCACCGTGGCCGAATCCCTCAAATGGCTGAAAACCCTTTTCGCCTGA
- a CDS encoding flagellar export protein FliJ → MTFHFRFEATLKRQEGLFQEARMAFARARRKVLELQERKSRFRSDIWKQKELLSDQQRRGMNVSYYLAFTEHLAGLEHKLHTLEEELLRARKDLDNKHRELLACEMQLKQLEHLKTRDLEAYRNGVRKAEQKQLDELSGGRGVRAQDESQI, encoded by the coding sequence ATGACCTTTCATTTCCGTTTTGAAGCGACGCTGAAAAGACAGGAAGGCCTTTTCCAGGAAGCCCGGATGGCTTTCGCTCGGGCCCGGCGCAAGGTTCTGGAACTTCAGGAGCGCAAGAGCCGCTTCCGCAGCGACATCTGGAAGCAGAAGGAACTTCTGTCGGATCAACAGAGACGGGGGATGAACGTGTCCTACTACCTTGCTTTCACCGAACACCTGGCCGGCCTCGAACACAAACTGCACACCCTGGAAGAAGAACTTCTCCGAGCCCGCAAGGACCTGGACAATAAGCATCGGGAACTCTTGGCCTGCGAAATGCAACTGAAGCAGCTCGAACACCTGAAGACCAGGGACCTGGAGGCGTATCGGAACGGCGTGCGCAAAGCGGAACAGAAACAGCTGGACGAACTGTCCGGAGGCAGGGGAGTTCGAGCTCAGGATGAATCCCAAATCTGA
- a CDS encoding MotE family protein encodes MNPKSDAPMTATKKRPGGRRLSAGVLAICGVALLKALLAFGIFIADNSEKAEVLSPPEVQAEESAPAPAAGQAGTTPTEQGAAEGKALEPPVVDLTPEMVAYVKEREAALERKEAELREREAYLAKMEKELEQKLKELLSLQEKMKTIQEEIQTYRAQREEESNQQIRSLGKIYSTMKPKEAAKLLENLEEELVVRIITTLPPDQAADILANMDVKKAAKISTALCVANP; translated from the coding sequence ATGAATCCCAAATCTGATGCACCGATGACGGCGACAAAGAAGCGGCCCGGCGGGCGCCGCCTTTCGGCGGGCGTCTTGGCCATCTGTGGGGTCGCCCTCCTGAAAGCCCTCCTGGCCTTCGGCATTTTTATCGCCGACAACAGTGAAAAGGCGGAGGTACTGTCACCGCCCGAGGTCCAGGCCGAAGAAAGCGCACCCGCGCCGGCGGCCGGGCAAGCCGGAACCACGCCGACGGAACAAGGCGCCGCGGAAGGAAAGGCCCTGGAACCCCCCGTTGTGGACTTGACACCCGAAATGGTCGCTTACGTGAAGGAGAGGGAAGCCGCTCTGGAACGAAAGGAAGCGGAACTGAGGGAACGGGAGGCTTACCTGGCGAAGATGGAAAAGGAGTTGGAGCAGAAGCTCAAGGAACTCCTTTCCCTCCAGGAAAAGATGAAGACCATCCAGGAAGAGATCCAGACATACCGGGCTCAACGAGAAGAAGAAAGCAACCAGCAGATCCGGTCACTCGGGAAGATCTACAGCACCATGAAGCCCAAGGAAGCCGCGAAACTCCTGGAAAACCTGGAAGAAGAACTGGTCGTCCGGATCATCACCACGCTTCCCCCGGACCAGGCGGCGGACATCCTCGCCAACATGGACGTGAAGAAAGCCGCGAAGATTTCTACGGCGCTCTGCGTCGCCAACCCGTAA
- a CDS encoding DUF362 domain-containing protein produces MTPHRVSIVRYRTPGESVRRAVDLAGGLPPLKSGARVFIKPNIVFWTRAVPFPKWGVITTSRVMEDMVKLLKAHGVDDITIGEGIITADPRDRETPDHAFTTLGYGVLAKRYGVKTLNVMDDDFAPVEIGEGTTLNFCARALESDLIVDLPVLKTHNQTVVTLGIKNLKGLIDIPSRKKCHRMDDEADLHAMVARLPDRLPAVFTVIDGIYSAERGPAFDGKMHRSDLLIASADLLSADLVGARVLGHDPADVPHLAYAARNHGRPLDLSDIEVVGEPIEAVARFHAYDFDYAQDSDGNWLPVPLIKQGIRGLSYPKYDLTMCTYCSGINGVVLSAIRYAWKGEPFDDVEVLTGKVMKPTPGKKKTILLGKCMYQAHKNNPDINEMIAVKGCPPKPEDILNALHQAGIDADPALFAGMDRFPGFFMARYQGKPEFDEAFFRVQ; encoded by the coding sequence ATGACACCGCATCGCGTATCCATCGTGCGTTACCGGACGCCGGGCGAATCGGTCCGCCGGGCCGTCGACCTGGCCGGCGGCCTGCCTCCCTTGAAATCGGGCGCCCGCGTTTTCATCAAGCCCAACATCGTTTTCTGGACCCGGGCCGTCCCGTTTCCCAAGTGGGGCGTGATCACCACCAGCCGGGTGATGGAAGACATGGTCAAGCTGCTCAAGGCCCACGGTGTAGACGACATCACCATCGGCGAGGGAATCATCACCGCCGACCCCAGGGACCGGGAAACCCCGGACCACGCCTTCACCACCCTCGGCTACGGCGTCCTGGCCAAACGCTACGGGGTAAAAACCCTCAACGTAATGGACGACGATTTCGCCCCGGTGGAGATCGGCGAGGGGACCACGCTTAATTTTTGCGCCCGGGCACTGGAAAGTGATCTCATCGTCGACCTGCCGGTGCTCAAGACGCACAACCAGACCGTGGTGACCCTCGGCATCAAGAACCTCAAAGGGCTCATCGACATCCCTTCGCGCAAGAAATGCCACCGCATGGACGACGAGGCCGATCTGCACGCGATGGTGGCCCGACTGCCCGACCGGCTGCCGGCGGTGTTCACCGTCATCGACGGCATTTACAGCGCCGAACGCGGCCCGGCTTTCGACGGGAAGATGCACCGCAGCGACCTGCTCATCGCCTCCGCCGACCTGCTCTCCGCCGACCTGGTGGGTGCCCGCGTCCTGGGCCACGATCCGGCCGACGTGCCGCACTTGGCCTATGCGGCGCGCAACCACGGCCGGCCGCTGGACCTTTCCGACATCGAGGTGGTGGGCGAACCCATTGAAGCGGTGGCCCGTTTTCACGCCTACGATTTCGACTATGCACAGGATTCGGACGGCAACTGGCTGCCAGTGCCGCTGATCAAGCAGGGCATCCGTGGGCTCTCGTATCCCAAGTACGACCTGACCATGTGCACCTACTGCTCCGGCATCAACGGCGTGGTCCTCTCGGCAATCCGCTATGCCTGGAAGGGAGAGCCCTTCGACGATGTTGAAGTCCTCACCGGAAAAGTGATGAAACCGACGCCGGGCAAAAAGAAAACGATCCTGCTGGGGAAATGCATGTACCAGGCCCACAAGAACAATCCGGACATCAATGAAATGATCGCCGTCAAGGGCTGCCCACCCAAGCCGGAAGACATCCTCAACGCCCTGCACCAGGCGGGCATCGATGCCGATCCGGCCCTGTTTGCCGGCATGGACCGGTTCCCCGGCTTCTTCATGGCCCGCTACCAGGGCAAGCCGGAGTTCGACGAGGCGTTTTTCAGGGTTCAATGA
- a CDS encoding precorrin-8X methylmutase produces MDRPGLVAAGQAVEAESFRIIDREMGAHAFPPEQWEVVRRVIHTTGDFDYADRIRFRPESLAAGVQALRAGASIFADTRMIQVGLSPWRLGWFGNPVVVPAAEPEAQAAAEQQATTRTAAAFRNRARELEGSVVAVGNAPTALLEVVRLAREENLRPALVVGVPVGFVNAEESKTLLWETESLPCITVLGRKGGSTVAVAVLHALLELARRHPA; encoded by the coding sequence ATGGACCGACCCGGACTGGTGGCCGCAGGCCAGGCCGTGGAAGCCGAAAGCTTCCGCATCATCGACCGGGAAATGGGCGCTCATGCCTTTCCGCCCGAGCAGTGGGAAGTGGTGCGCCGCGTCATTCACACCACCGGCGACTTCGACTACGCGGATCGCATCCGATTCCGCCCGGAATCCCTGGCGGCCGGCGTCCAAGCCCTTCGAGCGGGAGCTTCGATCTTCGCCGACACGCGCATGATTCAGGTGGGGCTTTCCCCGTGGCGCCTCGGCTGGTTCGGAAATCCCGTCGTGGTTCCCGCCGCGGAACCGGAGGCCCAGGCGGCCGCCGAACAACAGGCTACGACCCGGACGGCGGCGGCCTTTCGGAACCGAGCCCGGGAACTGGAAGGCTCCGTCGTGGCCGTGGGAAACGCCCCCACGGCCCTTCTGGAAGTGGTACGGCTCGCGCGCGAAGAAAACCTCCGGCCCGCCCTGGTGGTCGGGGTTCCGGTCGGTTTTGTCAACGCCGAAGAATCCAAAACCCTCCTTTGGGAAACCGAAAGCCTTCCGTGCATCACGGTGCTCGGCCGTAAAGGCGGAAGCACTGTGGCGGTCGCCGTCCTTCACGCCCTGCTGGAACTGGCTCGGCGGCATCCGGCGTAG
- the cobI gene encoding precorrin-2 C(20)-methyltransferase, whose protein sequence is MLGTLYGIGVGPGDPELLTLKAVKTLKNVHHVFAASSSKNNYSLALDIVREHLPGGVPVSILDFPMTFDQDHLEEAWQANCETVVQVLESGRNAAFLTLGDPLTFSTFIYLSRKIRRRLPAVAVETIPGITAFQAAAACSALPLAEGEETITVISGAKGGERLKDVIGFSDNVVLMKTYKQFPQILSAVEELGLQDHCCFVSRCGLDGQMVEKEFDKLTRLKPHYLSLMIVKKRGLDA, encoded by the coding sequence ATGCTGGGAACGCTTTACGGGATCGGGGTCGGACCCGGTGACCCGGAACTTCTGACCCTCAAGGCCGTCAAGACCCTGAAGAACGTCCATCACGTCTTCGCGGCCAGTTCCAGCAAAAACAACTACAGCCTGGCGCTCGACATCGTGCGGGAACACCTCCCCGGCGGCGTTCCCGTGAGTATCCTCGATTTCCCCATGACCTTCGACCAGGATCATCTGGAAGAAGCGTGGCAGGCCAACTGCGAAACGGTGGTGCAGGTGCTGGAATCGGGAAGGAACGCCGCGTTCCTCACCTTGGGCGATCCGCTGACCTTCAGCACCTTCATCTATCTGTCGCGAAAAATCCGCCGGAGGCTTCCCGCCGTCGCCGTGGAGACGATCCCCGGCATCACGGCGTTTCAGGCCGCCGCCGCCTGCAGCGCCCTCCCGCTGGCCGAAGGCGAAGAAACCATCACGGTGATCTCGGGCGCCAAGGGTGGAGAACGCCTGAAAGACGTGATCGGCTTTTCCGACAACGTGGTGCTCATGAAGACCTACAAGCAGTTCCCCCAGATCCTTTCCGCCGTGGAAGAACTGGGCCTTCAGGACCATTGCTGTTTCGTGAGCCGCTGCGGGCTCGACGGCCAGATGGTGGAAAAGGAATTCGACAAGCTCACCCGCTTGAAGCCCCACTACCTTTCGCTCATGATCGTCAAGAAACGGGGGCTGGACGCGTGA
- a CDS encoding FecCD family ABC transporter permease, whose translation MNRPPKVMEAPRGFRKPAPLWWIGLLGLSLAAAFVSAGMGPYDIPYPDIARVVLSPLRPETAGSVDETLRYIVIHVRLARIFLALEVGAALALAGAVYQGVLLNPLADPFTLGVSTGAAFGATLAILVGWGGMALGGFQTLPAAAFAGALGALYLVYLLGRLDGRVHATTLILAGIIVSTFLSAWISLLKSLNEDSLSTIVFWIMGSLSGRSWTHGLWMLPYLAAGSAAILYYARELDLLSLGDVQAQQLGVDVSRVRFRLLLAASLVTAAAVAVSGIVGFVGLVVPHLVRLVLGPHHRRLLVAAFFTGGLLVLVADTAARTILPGGQELPLGVVTAVLGGPCFCFILLQKKKTVGL comes from the coding sequence GTGAACCGCCCTCCGAAAGTCATGGAAGCTCCCCGCGGATTCCGGAAGCCCGCTCCCCTCTGGTGGATCGGGCTTCTTGGCCTGAGCCTTGCCGCGGCTTTCGTTTCCGCGGGCATGGGGCCCTACGACATCCCCTACCCGGACATCGCCCGCGTGGTGCTTTCGCCGCTTCGACCCGAAACGGCGGGCTCCGTGGACGAAACCCTCCGGTACATCGTGATTCACGTCCGTCTGGCCCGCATCTTCCTGGCCCTTGAGGTGGGGGCGGCACTGGCGCTCGCCGGCGCGGTCTACCAAGGCGTGCTGCTGAACCCCCTGGCGGATCCCTTCACGCTCGGGGTTTCCACCGGCGCGGCCTTCGGGGCCACCCTGGCCATCCTCGTGGGCTGGGGCGGCATGGCGCTCGGCGGGTTTCAGACCCTCCCGGCGGCCGCCTTCGCCGGAGCCCTTGGCGCCCTCTACCTGGTCTACCTCCTGGGACGCCTGGACGGCCGGGTGCACGCGACCACCCTCATCCTGGCCGGAATCATCGTCTCCACCTTCCTTTCCGCCTGGATCAGCCTGCTCAAGAGCCTCAACGAAGATTCCCTTTCCACCATCGTGTTCTGGATCATGGGAAGCCTTTCAGGCAGGAGTTGGACCCACGGGCTCTGGATGCTTCCGTATCTCGCGGCGGGAAGCGCCGCCATTCTGTACTACGCGCGCGAACTGGACCTTCTGAGCCTGGGGGACGTGCAGGCGCAGCAACTGGGAGTCGATGTGTCCCGGGTACGATTCCGGCTGCTCCTCGCCGCTTCCCTGGTGACCGCGGCGGCGGTGGCGGTGAGCGGGATCGTGGGGTTCGTAGGGCTCGTCGTTCCGCACCTGGTGCGCCTGGTCCTGGGTCCGCACCACCGGAGGCTCTTAGTCGCGGCCTTCTTCACCGGGGGACTGCTGGTGCTGGTGGCCGATACGGCCGCACGCACGATCCTTCCCGGAGGCCAGGAACTGCCGCTGGGCGTGGTGACCGCCGTTCTTGGAGGACCCTGCTTTTGCTTCATCCTGCTTCAGAAAAAGAAGACCGTCGGCCTGTGA
- a CDS encoding ABC transporter ATP-binding protein, whose protein sequence is MIRVAELRCGYPGRRVLDGVTFDVHCGEFVGVLGPNGSGKTTLMLALSGVLPVESGYIAVHGVPLERMPSRQRARAVASVAQGFDVRFPFPCADVVAMGRYPHQKRWRLQSPEDEAAVRSAMEQTDTTDLAHRPVTEVSGGERQRVMMAKGLAQAAPILLLDEPTSAMDINRKLQIFRLLRDLNLNEERTVLTVLHDINLAALFCRRMIFLKEGRIAADGPADRVLTPEILEAVYDVPVLVRDVPETGTRQVVFVP, encoded by the coding sequence GTGATCCGCGTGGCGGAGCTCCGGTGCGGCTACCCGGGGCGCCGCGTCCTCGACGGCGTGACGTTCGACGTCCATTGCGGTGAATTCGTGGGCGTCCTCGGCCCCAACGGGTCCGGAAAGACCACCCTCATGCTGGCGCTGAGCGGCGTGCTTCCCGTAGAATCCGGTTATATCGCCGTACACGGCGTGCCGCTTGAACGGATGCCGTCCCGGCAAAGAGCCCGGGCGGTGGCGTCGGTGGCTCAAGGCTTCGACGTGCGCTTTCCCTTTCCCTGCGCGGACGTGGTGGCCATGGGGCGGTACCCGCACCAGAAGCGGTGGCGCCTGCAGAGCCCCGAAGACGAAGCCGCCGTCCGTTCGGCCATGGAACAGACCGACACCACCGATCTGGCTCATCGGCCCGTAACGGAAGTGAGCGGCGGGGAACGCCAACGCGTCATGATGGCCAAGGGGCTGGCCCAGGCCGCGCCCATCCTGCTTCTCGACGAACCCACCTCCGCCATGGACATCAACCGCAAACTCCAGATCTTCCGCCTGCTCCGGGACCTCAACCTCAACGAGGAGCGCACCGTCCTCACCGTCCTTCACGATATCAACCTGGCCGCCCTCTTCTGCCGCCGCATGATCTTTTTGAAAGAAGGCCGGATCGCGGCCGACGGCCCCGCAGACCGTGTGCTCACCCCGGAAATCCTGGAAGCCGTCTACGACGTGCCGGTGCTGGTCCGCGACGTTCCGGAAACGGGCACTCGGCAGGTGGTGTTCGTGCCGTGA